A single window of Gopherus flavomarginatus isolate rGopFla2 chromosome 15, rGopFla2.mat.asm, whole genome shotgun sequence DNA harbors:
- the PLBD2 gene encoding putative phospholipase B-like 2 isoform X1, translating into MSSRSCPAAAPMALLLLLSLLPPALPLAGPETRRSSVLLDPASGQLQLVPRWDPAAVAWANLTDRIQDTGWSFLELATSEKYNDSLQAYAAGLAEAAVSEQLIYMHWMNTMVGYCGPFKYQPDYCEKLKNYIETNLAWMQEQMEKGDNPEYWYQVRLALLQLKGLEDGYNGRVAFPTGRFSIAPFGFLLFQLGGDLEDLESALNRTESEHTLGSGSCSALLKLLPGNQELLVSHDTWNTYQSMLRVIKKYTLPFRTSAHSDDMISGHIQTFSSYPGTIFSGDDFYILSSGLVTLETTIGNSNAALWKYIHPEGSVLEWLRNIVANRLARSGAEWAAIFQQFNSGTYNNQWMIVDYNTFLPGKAGLQQGVLTVLEQIPGLVVVADKTEELYQKGYWASYNVPYFEQIFNTSGQLELVKKYGDWFTYDKSPRAQIFRRNQTLVQDLDSMIRLMRFNDFLKDPLSRCQGCDPPQNAENAIAARSDLNPANGTYPFGALRQRSHGGTDMKITSYAMAKGYSLIAASGPTWDDVPPFQWSTSPYSNLLHMGHPDLWKFPPIKIWWD; encoded by the exons ATGAGCAGCCGGAGCTGCCCGGCCGCCGCCCccatggccctgctgctgctcctgagcCTCCTGCCGCCCGCGCTGCCGCTCGCCGGGCCCGAGACGCGCCGCAGCTCGGTGCTGCTGGACCCCGCCTCGGGGCAGCTGCAGCTCGTCCCGCGCTGGGACCCCGCCGCCGTCGCCTGGGCCAATCTCACCGACCGGATCCAAGACACGGG GTGGTCCTTCCTGGAGCTGGCCACCAGTGAGAAGTACAACGACAGCCTGCAGGCCTATGCTGCGGGACTGGCTGAAGCTGCTGTGTCCGAGCAG CTCATCTACATGCACTGGATGAACACCATGGTGGGCTACTGCGGCCCCTTTAAATACCAGCCTGACTACTGCGAGAAGCTGAAGAACTACATAGAGACCAACCTGGCCTGGATGCAGGAGCAGATGGAGAAAGGAGACAATCCAGAGTACTGGTACCAG GTGcgtctggctctgctgcagcTCAAGGGCCTGGAGGATGGTTATAACGGGCGAGTGGCTTTCCCGACTGGACGATTCTCGATCGCCCCGTTTGGCTTCCT CTTGTTCCAGCTGGGTGGGGACCTGGAGGACCTGGAATCGGCCTTGAACCGAACGGAAAGCGAGCACACGCTGGGCTCCGGGTCTTGCTCTGCGCTCCTCAAGCTGCTGCCCGGGAACCAGGAGCTCTTGGTCTCCCATGACACCTGGAATACTTACCAGTCCATGCTGCGCGTCATCAAGAAGTACACGCTGCCCTTCCGGACCTCGGCCCACA GTGATGACATGATCTCGGGGCACATCCAGACATTCTCGTCCTATCCCGGCACCATCTTCTCAGGAGATGACTTCTACATCTTGAGCAGTGGCTTG GTGACTTTGGAAACCACCATCGGGAACAGCAATGCTGCCTTGTGGAAGTACATCCATCCGGAAGGGAGTGTCCTGGAGTGGCTGAGAAATATAGTGGCAAACCGGCTAGCCAGGAGCGGGGCCGAGTGGGCTGCCATCTTCCAGCAGTTCAACAGTGGCAC GTACAACAACCAGTGGATGATAGTGGATTATAACACCTTCCTGCCGGGCAAAGctggcctccagcagggggtgctcacgGTGCTGGAGCAGATCCC GGGGCTGGTGGTCGTGGCTGACAAGACAGAGGAGCTGTACCAAAAGGGGTACTGGGCCAGTTACAATGTGCC gtACTTTGAGCAGATCTTCAACACCAGCGGCCAGCTGGAGCTGGTGAAGAAATACGGCGATTGGTTCACCTATGACAAAAGCCCCCGGGCCCAGATCTTCAGGCGCAATCAGACGCTCGTCCAAGACCTGGACTCTATGATCCGGCTCATGAG GTTCAACGATTTCCTGAAGGACCCGCTTTCCCGCTGCCAGGGCTGCGACCCGCCCCAGAATGCCGAGAACGCCATTGCCGCCAGGTCGGACTTGAACCCCGCCAATGGGACCTACCCCTTCGGTGCGCTGCGCCAGCGGTCGCACGGGGGCACGGACATGAAG ATCACGTCCTATGCGATGGCCAAGGGCTACAGCCTGATTGCCGCCAGCGGGCCCACCTGGGACGACGTCCCCCCTTTCCAGTGGAGCACCTCTCCCTACAGCAACCTGCTTCACATGGGGCACCCTGACCTTTGGAAGTTCCCCCCTATCAAGATCTGGTGGGACTGA
- the PLBD2 gene encoding putative phospholipase B-like 2 isoform X2, translating into MHWMNTMVGYCGPFKYQPDYCEKLKNYIETNLAWMQEQMEKGDNPEYWYQVRLALLQLKGLEDGYNGRVAFPTGRFSIAPFGFLLFQLGGDLEDLESALNRTESEHTLGSGSCSALLKLLPGNQELLVSHDTWNTYQSMLRVIKKYTLPFRTSAHSDDMISGHIQTFSSYPGTIFSGDDFYILSSGLVTLETTIGNSNAALWKYIHPEGSVLEWLRNIVANRLARSGAEWAAIFQQFNSGTYNNQWMIVDYNTFLPGKAGLQQGVLTVLEQIPGLVVVADKTEELYQKGYWASYNVPYFEQIFNTSGQLELVKKYGDWFTYDKSPRAQIFRRNQTLVQDLDSMIRLMRFNDFLKDPLSRCQGCDPPQNAENAIAARSDLNPANGTYPFGALRQRSHGGTDMKITSYAMAKGYSLIAASGPTWDDVPPFQWSTSPYSNLLHMGHPDLWKFPPIKIWWD; encoded by the exons ATGCACTGGATGAACACCATGGTGGGCTACTGCGGCCCCTTTAAATACCAGCCTGACTACTGCGAGAAGCTGAAGAACTACATAGAGACCAACCTGGCCTGGATGCAGGAGCAGATGGAGAAAGGAGACAATCCAGAGTACTGGTACCAG GTGcgtctggctctgctgcagcTCAAGGGCCTGGAGGATGGTTATAACGGGCGAGTGGCTTTCCCGACTGGACGATTCTCGATCGCCCCGTTTGGCTTCCT CTTGTTCCAGCTGGGTGGGGACCTGGAGGACCTGGAATCGGCCTTGAACCGAACGGAAAGCGAGCACACGCTGGGCTCCGGGTCTTGCTCTGCGCTCCTCAAGCTGCTGCCCGGGAACCAGGAGCTCTTGGTCTCCCATGACACCTGGAATACTTACCAGTCCATGCTGCGCGTCATCAAGAAGTACACGCTGCCCTTCCGGACCTCGGCCCACA GTGATGACATGATCTCGGGGCACATCCAGACATTCTCGTCCTATCCCGGCACCATCTTCTCAGGAGATGACTTCTACATCTTGAGCAGTGGCTTG GTGACTTTGGAAACCACCATCGGGAACAGCAATGCTGCCTTGTGGAAGTACATCCATCCGGAAGGGAGTGTCCTGGAGTGGCTGAGAAATATAGTGGCAAACCGGCTAGCCAGGAGCGGGGCCGAGTGGGCTGCCATCTTCCAGCAGTTCAACAGTGGCAC GTACAACAACCAGTGGATGATAGTGGATTATAACACCTTCCTGCCGGGCAAAGctggcctccagcagggggtgctcacgGTGCTGGAGCAGATCCC GGGGCTGGTGGTCGTGGCTGACAAGACAGAGGAGCTGTACCAAAAGGGGTACTGGGCCAGTTACAATGTGCC gtACTTTGAGCAGATCTTCAACACCAGCGGCCAGCTGGAGCTGGTGAAGAAATACGGCGATTGGTTCACCTATGACAAAAGCCCCCGGGCCCAGATCTTCAGGCGCAATCAGACGCTCGTCCAAGACCTGGACTCTATGATCCGGCTCATGAG GTTCAACGATTTCCTGAAGGACCCGCTTTCCCGCTGCCAGGGCTGCGACCCGCCCCAGAATGCCGAGAACGCCATTGCCGCCAGGTCGGACTTGAACCCCGCCAATGGGACCTACCCCTTCGGTGCGCTGCGCCAGCGGTCGCACGGGGGCACGGACATGAAG ATCACGTCCTATGCGATGGCCAAGGGCTACAGCCTGATTGCCGCCAGCGGGCCCACCTGGGACGACGTCCCCCCTTTCCAGTGGAGCACCTCTCCCTACAGCAACCTGCTTCACATGGGGCACCCTGACCTTTGGAAGTTCCCCCCTATCAAGATCTGGTGGGACTGA
- the LOC127034548 gene encoding L-serine dehydratase/L-threonine deaminase-like isoform X1, which yields MTSARSLHVNTPLRDSVPLSKVAGTNVYLKLDNAQPTGSFKIRGIGHLCKTWAERGCKRFVCSSGGNAGLAAAYSARKLGIPATILVPTSTPAFTIERLKDEGATVCIVGEMLDETIEQAKELVKNNPGWVYVPPFDDPLIWKGHMSIVKELKEDLDSKPGVLALSVGGGGMLCGVVQGLREAGWEDVPIVAMETKGAHSLNAAMAAGQLVTLPEITSVAKTLGAKTVGAETLKLAREHPVFSEVITDQEAVMAIEKFVDDEKILVEPACGAALAAVYSGVVQRLQAEGKLGHALGSLVIIVCGGNNITLAQLQRLKEQLGIQNVMAA from the exons ATGACTTCTGCCAGGAGCTTGCATGTGAATACGCCCCTGAGGGACAGCGTCCCGCTCTCCAAGGTGGCTGGCACCAATGTCTACCTGAAGCTGGACAATGCTCAGCCCACAGGCTCCTTTAAAATCCGAGGCATCGGCCACCTCTGTAAAACG TGGGCAGAGAGAGGCTGCAAGCGCTTCGTATGCTCCTCAG GTGGCAATGCTGGCCTGGCAGCTGCCTACTCTGCCAGGAAACTGGGCATCCCAGCCACCATCCTTGTGCCCACATCCACGCCAGCTTTCACCATTGAGCGGCTGAAGGATGAAGGGGCCACTGTCTGCATTGTTGGAGAG ATGCTGGATGAGACCATAGAACAAGCCAAGGAGCTGGTGAAGAACAACCCTGGGTGGGTCTATGTGCCCCCTTTCGATGATCCCCTCATCTG GAAAGGCCACATGTCCATAGTGAAGGAGCTGAAGGAAGACTTGGACTCCAAGCCTGGGGTGCTGGCCCTGTCTGTGGGAGGCGGCGGGATGCTGTGCGGAGTGGTCCAGGGCCTCCGTGAGGCAGGATGGGAGGATGTGCCCATTGTTGCTATGGAGACCAAAGGGGCACACAGCCTGAATGCTGCCATGGCTGCTGGGCAGCTGGTGACACTGCCAGAAATCACCAG TGTTGCAAAGACCCTTGGAGCAAAGACGGTGGGAGCGGAGACGCTGAAGCTGGCCCGAGAGCACCCCGTCTTCTCAGAGGTTATCACGGACCAGGAGGCAGTCATGGCCATCGAAAAGTTTGTGG ACGACGAGAAGATCCTGGTGGAGCCGGCCTGCGGGGCGGCGCTGGCTGCCGTCTACAGCGGCGTGGTGCAGAGGCTGCAGGCGGAGGGGAAACTTGGCCATGCCCTGGGCTCCCTGGTGATCATCGTGTGCGGGGGCAACAACATCACGTTGGCCCAGCTGCAGCGCCTCAAGGAGCAGCTGGGCATCCAGAACGTCATGGCAGCCTAG
- the LOC127034548 gene encoding L-serine dehydratase/L-threonine deaminase-like isoform X2: MTSARSLHVNTPLRDSVPLSKVAGTNVYLKLDNAQPTGSFKIRGIGHLCKTWAERGCKRFVCSSGGNAGLAAAYSARKLGIPATILVPTSTPAFTIERLKDEGATVCIVGEMLDETIEQAKELVKNNPGWVYVPPFDDPLIWKGHMSIVKELKEDLDSKPGVLALSVGGGGMLCGVVQGLREAGWEDVPIVAMETKGAHSLNAAMAAGQLVTLPEITSVAKTLGAKTVGAETLKLAREHPVFSEVITDQEAVMAIEKFVDRAARPF, translated from the exons ATGACTTCTGCCAGGAGCTTGCATGTGAATACGCCCCTGAGGGACAGCGTCCCGCTCTCCAAGGTGGCTGGCACCAATGTCTACCTGAAGCTGGACAATGCTCAGCCCACAGGCTCCTTTAAAATCCGAGGCATCGGCCACCTCTGTAAAACG TGGGCAGAGAGAGGCTGCAAGCGCTTCGTATGCTCCTCAG GTGGCAATGCTGGCCTGGCAGCTGCCTACTCTGCCAGGAAACTGGGCATCCCAGCCACCATCCTTGTGCCCACATCCACGCCAGCTTTCACCATTGAGCGGCTGAAGGATGAAGGGGCCACTGTCTGCATTGTTGGAGAG ATGCTGGATGAGACCATAGAACAAGCCAAGGAGCTGGTGAAGAACAACCCTGGGTGGGTCTATGTGCCCCCTTTCGATGATCCCCTCATCTG GAAAGGCCACATGTCCATAGTGAAGGAGCTGAAGGAAGACTTGGACTCCAAGCCTGGGGTGCTGGCCCTGTCTGTGGGAGGCGGCGGGATGCTGTGCGGAGTGGTCCAGGGCCTCCGTGAGGCAGGATGGGAGGATGTGCCCATTGTTGCTATGGAGACCAAAGGGGCACACAGCCTGAATGCTGCCATGGCTGCTGGGCAGCTGGTGACACTGCCAGAAATCACCAG TGTTGCAAAGACCCTTGGAGCAAAGACGGTGGGAGCGGAGACGCTGAAGCTGGCCCGAGAGCACCCCGTCTTCTCAGAGGTTATCACGGACCAGGAGGCAGTCATGGCCATCGAAAAGTTTGTGG ACAGAGCTGCACGGCCATTTTAA